A genomic segment from Acipenser ruthenus chromosome 5, fAciRut3.2 maternal haplotype, whole genome shotgun sequence encodes:
- the LOC117403249 gene encoding ribonucleoside-diphosphate reductase subunit M2-like: protein MLSARSPLSSKNENAIISNMTNICLTDKENTPPSMSTTRILASKTARRIFELTEVTKNDKIQEEPLLKDNPRRFVVFPIQYHDIWQMYKKAKASFWTAEEVDLSKDIAHWESLRKEERYFISHVLAFFAASDGIVNENLVERFSQEVQVTEARCFYGFQIAMENIHSEMYSLLIDTYIKDPTEREYLFNAIETLPCVKRKADWAMNWIGNKEAQYGERVVAFAAVEGIFFSGSFASIFWLKKRGLMPGLTFSNELISRDEGLHCDFACLMFKHLVHKPSEEKVNEIINDAVRIEQEFLTDSLPVNLIGMNCTLMKQYIEFVADRLMLELGFSKIFRVENPFDFMENISLEGKTNFFEKRVGEYQRMGVMSKPTEKTFTLDADF from the exons ATGCTTTCTGCTCGCTCTCCACTGTCATCCAAGAACGAAAACGCAATAATTTCAAATATGACAAACATTTGTTTGACTGATAAGGAGAATACA CCTCCAAGCATGAGCACGACCAGAATTTTAGCATCGAAAACGGCAAGGAGAATCTTTGAATTAACTGAA gTGACAAAGAATGACAAAATCCAAGAAGAGCCTCTCTTGAAAGATAACCCACGCAGATTTGTCGTCTTTCCCATCCAGTACCATGACATCTGGCAGATGTACAAGAAAGCAAAGGCCTCTTTCTGGACAGCAGAAGAG GTTGACCTCTCCAAAGACATCGCGCACTGGGAATCGCTGAGAAAAGAAGAAAGATACTTCATCTCTCACGTACTCGCGTTCTTTGCTGCGAGTGATGGCATAGTTAATGAGAATTTG GTGGAGCGCTTTAGCCAGGAAGTTCAAGTGACCGAAGCCCGTTGTTTCTATGGTTTCCAAATTGCCATGGAGAACATCCACTCTGAAATGTACAGCCTGCTTATTGATACCTACATCAAAGATCCCACAGAGAG GGAGTACCTGTTTAATGCCATTGAAACCTTGCCATGTGTCAAAAGGAAGGCTGACTGGGCTATGAACTGGATTGGAAACAAGGAAGCGCAATATG GTGAACGTGTTGTGGCCTTTGCTGCAGTTGAAGGAATCTTTTTCTCTGGATCATTTGCTTCTATATTCTGGTTGAAGAAACGAGGGTTGATGCCAGGGCTTACTTTTTCCAATGAACTCATTAGCAGAGATGAG ggGTTGCACTGCGACTTTGCATGCCTTATGTTCAAGCACCTAGTGCATAAACCCTCGGAAGAAAAAGTAAATGAAATCATCAATGATGCTGTCCGGATAGAACAG gaGTTTCTAACCGATTCGTTGCCAGTGAACTTGATTGGAATGAACTGCACTTTAATGAAACAGTACATTGAGTTTGTGGCTGATAGACTGATGCTGGAGCTGGGTTTCAGCAAG ATATTCAGAGTTGAGAATCCTTTTGATTTTATGGAGAACATCTCATTGGAAGGAAAGACCAACTTCTTTGAGAAGCGGGTAGGAGAGTATCAGAGAATGGGAGTGATGTCCAAGCCAACAGAGAAAACATTCACGTTGGATGCAGACTTCTAA